One region of Brachyhypopomus gauderio isolate BG-103 chromosome 9, BGAUD_0.2, whole genome shotgun sequence genomic DNA includes:
- the kif26bb gene encoding kinesin-like protein KIF26B isoform X2, translating into MGSSEIDRSQRYMTCNKLGSRFGGTKSRTALVSFPCIERPSPEGAGASGDPHGAAPRASDFPSVGCLVGPSGRTLSGFKLSLESITACSGYNSIKSSGVKGKTPPIPDTGLLCEECVVRVDVLREKARRLLNEGHFSTNDPKLSVLLCENVRVPADRCNVCSTHLSQLKQEAVRTLLPRERAIWPGPLPANVAPGSPASGAHTLPRACGLRFPDTRPRQSPRSPDKHCWVTQPTHLHTLWPLSGNNRVSSFNHTTSHDALKKKKDDDEATSAAPVLCQFGGPLHFNASKVSTMLPAGTSAAVSFIVRAVQKLNLTSRRRKQRSDNESYPTNFSGLLHKTPPPMPSNLLHTAGKGREMAETGKVKVMLRVSPSPRAEPSRSQALKLDLRRRQVIVLEPATPSRQGRLFEGTVVTPKAFTFDAAFGPESSQAEVCERSLLEVLQSVVAGSDGCILSFGQTKEGMSYTMIGRDDCASRAGVIPCAISWLFKLLNKKTARTWANISVSVSAVEVCGETEVIRDLLSDIESGNHKDTHKSNVCLQEDPICGIKVFNSSVLSAPTAERAAFLLDAALVSRRTGVAGTSLHNCYMFYTLHVCQKHIECSSKSGMYVDQSKLSLIDLGSCTKESTKNNTAVCLVDLGNVIMAKLSGHNHLHNKGSKLEMLMQECLGNVNCCTTIIAHISTSPEDISETLCTIQIVSQIRRLQRKTRKSACSSPGGRSLGRSKDRKVNMSPKNRLRTFRSAGTLNREFSLPSLFDDPDERSVSDKSCDALVCLEPNGYVNLDQEVKRSQEFLPIIPSLQRTKAGLKVSSSTKHCDILWPASQSPHAPKMEAKMETTQQKSLGCGIPDLECLKCNTFAELQNRLVCIDGTDVGDMSSCMDQSANTVIISEPLSGKPTKIHTEQPEVQGYPRKKDVNDKELGCPIQRENPVNNNREMPYRYTSQTKVVKKIFNCSSRLDNVNSSIESEQSTGSPNGTETMQLAPSLPPPMEQLSSEDSISTPKVRTSPLGKSSSTLSASLGTPASYPLTLNEVPIETQKVMKATITVTVQQPLDLNGHDEVVYSVVEEVTINGADNKGKHAKTASITDPNYSKRLPSESHPVMIISSVGGEQGEGDSESQLQTPVVLSGGKASSAASNSVVKSQIDNTFQPDNSLDESQNEVKDVSEGATTQCEVLNFTDHSFEIGPEQNATKKKCNQSNRQNSKESNGSFSPVNQKMLSDVYRMETQKDQVSSYVAHGTSSPTRVWLSPENQDDSFPISMKRDREPKCGSPRTTLERKMCPVKHGFMEWAEEREPTSPVQKPEKSIHNKRNRKTFMTPCLELDRPIPDNKLDKTPKSPVEESSKLFSAKLEQLANRSRSQGRSRLECFEFRFDEQSTSVCCQDYSGRLVGDCTLPRVTKRHLEQGHCIALGPKGNLEGSYAPFQAKGMTQLAERTAFEEDLSQASLKRVPRSCPMHDVEDSDTSKPSKLSQYKMPNDNKMLFSSKMSGTIPKNSSVSSKSTRHSINRSSSLSPDGFSVKKISWSSQSLSRKQGKASISSKNPGRAPNGRVELLRAGGNSLCSSSLSSLDIDDPEESNVKMKLLTRPLPSPYSRITAPRKPSHCSGNASDNTSVLSGELPPAMCKTALLYHRNSTVSSGYESMMRDSEAMCSSTSTHDSSDQNVFFSSPRTSKKRNSAASRQRHSSQDTLLSDRRSASGSKIRWVDRGTSESYEIKVYEIDSVAGFKKRAEAGNKLARVSTSCEGDDELERQAKIPGAPTTEDCGVEGQVQQPKERAEASQAASEDEPTDTDPGL; encoded by the exons ATGGGGTCCTCGGAAATAGACAGAAGTCAAAGATAC ATGACCTGTAACAAACTGGGCTCCCGGTTCGGTGGGACAAAGAGTCGCACAGCGCTTGTGAGCTTCCCGTGCATAGAGCGTCCCTCGCCCGAAGGCGCTGGCGCCTCAGGTGATCCCCACGGTGCCGCACCGAGAGCTTCTGATTTCCCCTCGGTGGGTTGTCTGGTCGGTCCCTCTGGACGCACTCTCTCGGGATTCAAACTGTCCCTGGAATCCATAACCGCTTGTTCGGGATACAACTCTATCAAGTCCTCTGGGGTGAAAGGCAAGACCCCGCCGATACCTGACACGGGACTTTTATGCGAAGAATGTGTCGTTCGCGTGGATGTCTTGAGGGAGAAAGCGCGAAGGCTGTTAAATGAAGGACATTTCTCCACCAAT GACCCGAAGCTCTCCGTCCTGCTTTGCGAGAATGTGCGGGTGCCTGCCGATCGCTGCAACGTCTGCTCCACTCACCTGAGCCAGCTGAAGCAGGAGGCCGTGCGCACGCTCCTTCCCCGCGAACGTGCCATCTGGCCCGGCCCTCTCCCTGCCAACGTCGCGCCTGGGAGCCCAGCCTCAGGGGCTCACACCCTACCCAGAGCCTGTGGCTTGCGCTTCCCTGACACCAGACCCCGCCAGTCGCCCCGCAGCCCGGACAAACACTGCTGGGTCACACAGCCCACGCATTTGCACACCTTGTGGCCTCTTTCTGGAAACAATAGGGTCTCTTCTTTCAATCACACG ACATCCCATGATGCTCTGAAGAAAAAGAAGGATGATGATGAGGCTACGTCAGCGGCCCCAGTGCTCTGCCAGTTCGGCGGCCCCCTACACTTTAACGCATCCAAAGTCTCCACAATGCTGCCTGCAGGAACCTCGGCTGCTGTCTCATTCATTGTCAG GGCTGTCCAGAAGTTGAACTTGACCTCACGAAGGAGGAAGCAGCGCTCAGACAATGAGTCTTATCCAACCAACTTCAGCGGCCTTCTCCACAAGACGCCTCCGCCCATGCCCTCAAACCTCCTCCACACTGCTGGCAAGGGCAGAGAGATGGCAGAGACTGGGAAG GTCAAAGTGATGCTGCGTGTCAGTCCGTCTCCCAGGGCAGAACCATCCCGGTCACAAGCTCTCAAACTGGACCTGCGCAGAAGACAGGTCATAGTGCTGGAACCAGCCACGCCTAGCAGACAAGGGCGGCTGTTCGAGGGCACCGTGGTAACCCCAAAAGCCTTCACCTTCGATGCTGCGTTTGGTCCTGAGTCCTCCCAG GCTGAGGTCTGTGAGAGGAGTTTGCTTGAGGTCCTGCAGTCTGTGGTTGCTGGATCTGATGGCTGCATTCTAAGCTTTGGACAAACCAAAGAAG GAATGTCTTACACAATGATTGGCCGTGATGATTGTGCATCGAGAGCTGGAGTGATCCCTTGTGCCATCTCTTGGCTTTTCAAACTCCTTAACAAGAAGACGGCCAGAACATGGGCGAATATctcagtgtctgtgtctgctgtGGAAGTCTGTGGAGAGACGGAGGTCATCAGGGACTTGCTGTCTGATATTGAGTCAGGCAATCACAAGGACACTCACAAGTCAAACGTCTGCCTCCAGGAGGATCCTATCTGTGGAATAAAG GTTTTTAACAGCAGTGTGCTAAGTGCCCCTACAGCAGAGAGGGCAGCTTTCCTGCTGGACGCAGCTCTTGTTTCGCGACGCACAGGTGTGGCAGGAACCTCCTTGCACAACTGCTACATGTTCTACACTCTTCACGTCTGTCAGAAACACATAGAGTGCAGCAGCAAATCAGGAA TGTATGTGGACCAAAGCAAGCTAAGCCTGATCGACCTGGGTAGCTGTACAAAAGAGAGCACTAAGAACAACACAGCAGTCTGTCTTGTTGACCTTGGAAATGTCATTATGGCCAAGCTGAGTGGACACAACCATCTCCATAACAA GGGAAGCAAACTGGAAATGCTTATGCAAGAATGTCTGGGCAATGTCAACTGCTGCACTACAATCATAGCCCATATTTCCACCTCACCAGAAGACATCTCAGAGACTCTCTGCACCATTCAGATTGTGTCTCAGATTCGAAGATTACAAAGGAAGACCCGG aAATCTGCTTGTAGCTCACCTGGAGGAAGAAGTTTGGGAAGAAGCAAAGACAGGAAAGTGAatatgtcgcctaagaacagaCTAAGAACTTTTAGGTCGGCAGGTACATTAAATCGTGAATTCTCTCTGCCTAGCCTCTTTGATGACCCAGACGAACGTTCTGTAAGTGACAAGTCATGTGATGCTCTTGTCTGTTTGGAGCCAAATGGGTATGTCAACTTGGACCAAGAGGTTAAAAGAAGTCAAGAGTTTCTGCCAATAATTCCATCCTTACAAAGGACCAAGGCAGGCTTAAAAGTGTCTTCCTCTACAAAGCACTGTGATATCTTATGGCCAGCATCACAAAGCCCACATGCACCAAAAATGGAAGCAAAAATGGAGACTACTCAACAAAAATCATTAGGGTGTGGTATTCCTGACTTGGAGTGTCTCAAGTGTAATACCTTTGCTGAGCTGCAGAATCGATTGGTGTGCATAGATGGAACTGATGTGGGTGACATGAGTTCTTGCATGGACCAGTCAGCTAATACTGTGATTATATCAGAACCTCTCTCAGGTAAACCCACTAAGATCCATACCGAACAACCGGAGGTCCAAGGGTATCCAAGGAAAAAAGACGTTAATGACAAAGAACTAGGGTGTCCCATTCAGAGAGAAAACCCAGTGAACAATAACAGAGAAATGCCTTATAGATATACTAGTCAAACCAAAGTGGTTAAAAAAATATTCAATTGTTCCTCAAGGCTTGACAATGTTAATAGCTCCATAGAGTCTGAACAATCTACTGGATCCCCAAACGGAACAGAAACAATGCAGTTGGCTCCTTCCTTACCTCCACCAATGGAACAACTGTCATCAGAAGACTCGATTTCTACCCCTAAGGTTCGGACCTCTCCCCTAGGTAAAAGCTCCTCAACATTGTCAGCTAGCCTGGGAACCCCAGCTTCTTATCCTCTCACTCTTAATGAAGTTCCCATAGAGACCCAAAAGGTAATGAAAGCCACAATCACTGTGACAGTTCAGCAGCCTCTGGATCTCAACGGACATGATGAAGTTGTGTATTCTGTGGTTGAGGAAGTAACAATAAATGGAGCCGATAACAAAGGCAAGCATGCAAAAACAGCTAGTATCACTGACCCCAATTATTCTAAGAGGTTGCCATCGGAATCTCACCCTGTGATGATTATCAGCAGTGTAGGAGGAGAACAAGGCGAAGGTGATTCTGAATCTCAACTTCAGACCCCGGTGGTGTTATCTGGTGGCAAAGCCAGTTCTGCTGCTTCCAACTCTGTAGTCAAATCACAGATTGACAACACTTTTCAACCTGATAATAGCTTAGATGAGTCCCAGAATGAAGTCAAGGATGTCTCGGAAGGAGCCACTACCCAGTGTGAGGTCTTAAATTTCACAGATCACTCATTTGAGATTGGACCAGAGCAGAATGCTACTAAGAAAAAGTGTAACCAAAGTAACAGGCAAAATTCTAAAGAGAGCAATGGTAGCTTCTCTCCAGTTAATCAGAAGATGTTATCAGATGTTTACAGGATGGAAACACAAAAGGACCAAGTTAGTAGTTACGTTGCCCATGGCACAAGCAGTCCTACAAGAGTCTGGCTCAGTCCAGAAAACCAGGATGACTCCTTTCCTATCTCAATGAAACGGGACAGGGAGCCAAAGTGTGGTAGCCCAAGAACGACACTCGAAAGGAAAATGTGTCCTGTCAAACATGGTTTCATGGAATGGGCAGAAGAAAGAGAACCAACATCACCAGTACAGAAACCAGAGAAGAGCATCCACAACAAGAGAAACAGGAAAACTTTCATGACTCCATGTTTGGAGTTAGACCGACCAATCCCAGACAATAAACTTGACAAAACCCCCAAATCCCCTGTTGAGGAGAGCAGTAAGCTGTTTAGTGCAAAGCTGGAGCAGTTAGCAAACAGAAGCCGATCCCAAGGTAGATCACGTTTAGAGTGCTTTGAATTCAGATTTGATGAACAAAGCACTAGTGTTTGTTGTCAGGACTATTCGGGAAGATTGGTGGGTGATTGTACCTTACCAAGGGTTACCAAAAGACATCTTGAGCAGGGCCATTGCATAGCCTTGGGTCCTAAAGGAAATTTGGAGGGAAGCTATGCACCTTTTCAAGCCAAGGGTATGACCCAGCTGGCAGAGAGGACAGCCTTCGAGGAGGACCTATCTCAGGCTAGTCTCAAAAGAGTCCCAAGGTCTTGCCCTATGCATGATGTTGAGGACAGTGATACATCAAAGCCTTCCAAACTGAGTCAATACAAAATGCCAAATGACAACAAAATGTTGTTCAGTTCAAAGATGTCAGGAACCATACCCAAGAATTCATCTGTATCTTCCAAATCTACCAGGCATTCAATCAATAGGAGCTCAAGCCTTTCTCCTGATGGATTCTCTGTGAAAAAAATCTCATGGTCCTCCCAGTCTTTATCAAGAAAACAAGGAAAAGCTTCTATCTCTTCAAAAAACCCTGGCAGAGCCCCCAATGGACGGGTTGAGTTACTTCGAGCAGGTGGAAATTCTCTCTGCAGCTCCAGCCTAAGCAGCCTGGACATCGATGACCCTGAAGAATCAAACGTAAAAATGAAACTGTTGACCCGCCCCTTACCTTCCCCGTATAGCAGAATCACGGCCCCACGCAAACCAAGCCACTGCAGTGGAAATGCCAGTGACAACACCAGCGTTCTAAGTGGGGAGCTTCCACCAGCCATGTGTAAGACTGCCTTGCTGTATCACCGCAACAGCACGGTCAGCAGTGGCTATGAGAGCATGATGAGGGACAGTGAGGCCATGTGCAGTAGCACTTCAACACATGACTCCAGTGATCAAAACGTCTTCTTCAGCTCACCAAGAACTTCTAAGAAAAGAAACAGTGCAG CATCCCGTCAGAGACATTCATCACAGGACACCCTCCTCTCTGACAGGAGGTCTGCAAGTGGGTCTAAAATACGTTGGGTAGATCGGGGTACCTCGGAGTCATATGAAATCAAAGTGTATGAAATTGACAGCGTGGCTGGATTTAAGAAGAGAGCAGAAGCAGGGAACAAG CTGGCCAGAGTGTCTACCTCCTGTGAAGGTGATGATGAATTAGAG CGCCAAGCCAAAATTCCTGGAGCACCAACAACAGAGGATTGCGGAGTTGAGGGCCAAGTCCAACAGCCTAAAGAGAGAGCTGAAGCAAGCCAAGCAGCATCTGAAGATGAACCCACAGACACGGACCCAGGACT TTGA
- the kif26bb gene encoding kinesin-like protein KIF26B isoform X3, with product MGSSEIDRSQRYMTCNKLGSRFGGTKSRTALVSFPCIERPSPEGAGASGDPHGAAPRASDFPSVGCLVGPSGRTLSGFKLSLESITACSGYNSIKSSGVKGKTPPIPDTGLLCEECVVRVDVLREKARRLLNEGHFSTNDPKLSVLLCENVRVPADRCNVCSTHLSQLKQEAVRTLLPRERAIWPGPLPANVAPGSPASGAHTLPRACGLRFPDTRPRQSPRSPDKHCWVTQPTHLHTLWPLSGNNRVSSFNHTTSHDALKKKKDDDEATSAAPVLCQFGGPLHFNASKVSTMLPAGTSAAVSFIVRAVQKLNLTSRRRKQRSDNESYPTNFSGLLHKTPPPMPSNLLHTAGKGREMAETGKVKVMLRVSPSPRAEPSRSQALKLDLRRRQVIVLEPATPSRQGRLFEGTVVTPKAFTFDAAFGPESSQAEVCERSLLEVLQSVVAGSDGCILSFGQTKEGMSYTMIGRDDCASRAGVIPCAISWLFKLLNKKTARTWANISVSVSAVEVCGETEVIRDLLSDIESGNHKDTHKSNVCLQEDPICGIKVFNSSVLSAPTAERAAFLLDAALVSRRTGVAGTSLHNCYMFYTLHVCQKHIECSSKSGMYVDQSKLSLIDLGSCTKESTKNNTAVCLVDLGNVIMAKLSGHNHLHNKGSKLEMLMQECLGNVNCCTTIIAHISTSPEDISETLCTIQIVSQIRRLQRKTRKSACSSPGGRSLGRSKDRKVNMSPKNRLRTFRSAGTLNREFSLPSLFDDPDERSVSDKSCDALVCLEPNGYVNLDQEVKRSQEFLPIIPSLQRTKAGLKVSSSTKHCDILWPASQSPHAPKMEAKMETTQQKSLGCGIPDLECLKCNTFAELQNRLVCIDGTDVGDMSSCMDQSANTVIISEPLSGKPTKIHTEQPEVQGYPRKKDVNDKELGCPIQRENPVNNNREMPYRYTSQTKVVKKIFNCSSRLDNVNSSIESEQSTGSPNGTETMQLAPSLPPPMEQLSSEDSISTPKVRTSPLGKSSSTLSASLGTPASYPLTLNEVPIETQKVMKATITVTVQQPLDLNGHDEVVYSVVEEVTINGADNKGKHAKTASITDPNYSKRLPSESHPVMIISSVGGEQGEGDSESQLQTPVVLSGGKASSAASNSVVKSQIDNTFQPDNSLDESQNEVKDVSEGATTQCEVLNFTDHSFEIGPEQNATKKKCNQSNRQNSKESNGSFSPVNQKMLSDVYRMETQKDQVSSYVAHGTSSPTRVWLSPENQDDSFPISMKRDREPKCGSPRTTLERKMCPVKHGFMEWAEEREPTSPVQKPEKSIHNKRNRKTFMTPCLELDRPIPDNKLDKTPKSPVEESSKLFSAKLEQLANRSRSQGRSRLECFEFRFDEQSTSVCCQDYSGRLVGDCTLPRVTKRHLEQGHCIALGPKGNLEGSYAPFQAKGMTQLAERTAFEEDLSQASLKRVPRSCPMHDVEDSDTSKPSKLSQYKMPNDNKMLFSSKMSGTIPKNSSVSSKSTRHSINRSSSLSPDGFSVKKISWSSQSLSRKQGKASISSKNPGRAPNGRVELLRAGGNSLCSSSLSSLDIDDPEESNVKMKLLTRPLPSPYSRITAPRKPSHCSGNASDNTSVLSGELPPAMCKTALLYHRNSTVSSGYESMMRDSEAMCSSTSTHDSSDQNVFFSSPRTSKKRNSAASRQRHSSQDTLLSDRRSASGSKIRWVDRGTSESYEIKVYEIDSVAGFKKRAEAGNKRQAKIPGAPTTEDCGVEGQVQQPKERAEASQAASEDEPTDTDPGL from the exons ATGGGGTCCTCGGAAATAGACAGAAGTCAAAGATAC ATGACCTGTAACAAACTGGGCTCCCGGTTCGGTGGGACAAAGAGTCGCACAGCGCTTGTGAGCTTCCCGTGCATAGAGCGTCCCTCGCCCGAAGGCGCTGGCGCCTCAGGTGATCCCCACGGTGCCGCACCGAGAGCTTCTGATTTCCCCTCGGTGGGTTGTCTGGTCGGTCCCTCTGGACGCACTCTCTCGGGATTCAAACTGTCCCTGGAATCCATAACCGCTTGTTCGGGATACAACTCTATCAAGTCCTCTGGGGTGAAAGGCAAGACCCCGCCGATACCTGACACGGGACTTTTATGCGAAGAATGTGTCGTTCGCGTGGATGTCTTGAGGGAGAAAGCGCGAAGGCTGTTAAATGAAGGACATTTCTCCACCAAT GACCCGAAGCTCTCCGTCCTGCTTTGCGAGAATGTGCGGGTGCCTGCCGATCGCTGCAACGTCTGCTCCACTCACCTGAGCCAGCTGAAGCAGGAGGCCGTGCGCACGCTCCTTCCCCGCGAACGTGCCATCTGGCCCGGCCCTCTCCCTGCCAACGTCGCGCCTGGGAGCCCAGCCTCAGGGGCTCACACCCTACCCAGAGCCTGTGGCTTGCGCTTCCCTGACACCAGACCCCGCCAGTCGCCCCGCAGCCCGGACAAACACTGCTGGGTCACACAGCCCACGCATTTGCACACCTTGTGGCCTCTTTCTGGAAACAATAGGGTCTCTTCTTTCAATCACACG ACATCCCATGATGCTCTGAAGAAAAAGAAGGATGATGATGAGGCTACGTCAGCGGCCCCAGTGCTCTGCCAGTTCGGCGGCCCCCTACACTTTAACGCATCCAAAGTCTCCACAATGCTGCCTGCAGGAACCTCGGCTGCTGTCTCATTCATTGTCAG GGCTGTCCAGAAGTTGAACTTGACCTCACGAAGGAGGAAGCAGCGCTCAGACAATGAGTCTTATCCAACCAACTTCAGCGGCCTTCTCCACAAGACGCCTCCGCCCATGCCCTCAAACCTCCTCCACACTGCTGGCAAGGGCAGAGAGATGGCAGAGACTGGGAAG GTCAAAGTGATGCTGCGTGTCAGTCCGTCTCCCAGGGCAGAACCATCCCGGTCACAAGCTCTCAAACTGGACCTGCGCAGAAGACAGGTCATAGTGCTGGAACCAGCCACGCCTAGCAGACAAGGGCGGCTGTTCGAGGGCACCGTGGTAACCCCAAAAGCCTTCACCTTCGATGCTGCGTTTGGTCCTGAGTCCTCCCAG GCTGAGGTCTGTGAGAGGAGTTTGCTTGAGGTCCTGCAGTCTGTGGTTGCTGGATCTGATGGCTGCATTCTAAGCTTTGGACAAACCAAAGAAG GAATGTCTTACACAATGATTGGCCGTGATGATTGTGCATCGAGAGCTGGAGTGATCCCTTGTGCCATCTCTTGGCTTTTCAAACTCCTTAACAAGAAGACGGCCAGAACATGGGCGAATATctcagtgtctgtgtctgctgtGGAAGTCTGTGGAGAGACGGAGGTCATCAGGGACTTGCTGTCTGATATTGAGTCAGGCAATCACAAGGACACTCACAAGTCAAACGTCTGCCTCCAGGAGGATCCTATCTGTGGAATAAAG GTTTTTAACAGCAGTGTGCTAAGTGCCCCTACAGCAGAGAGGGCAGCTTTCCTGCTGGACGCAGCTCTTGTTTCGCGACGCACAGGTGTGGCAGGAACCTCCTTGCACAACTGCTACATGTTCTACACTCTTCACGTCTGTCAGAAACACATAGAGTGCAGCAGCAAATCAGGAA TGTATGTGGACCAAAGCAAGCTAAGCCTGATCGACCTGGGTAGCTGTACAAAAGAGAGCACTAAGAACAACACAGCAGTCTGTCTTGTTGACCTTGGAAATGTCATTATGGCCAAGCTGAGTGGACACAACCATCTCCATAACAA GGGAAGCAAACTGGAAATGCTTATGCAAGAATGTCTGGGCAATGTCAACTGCTGCACTACAATCATAGCCCATATTTCCACCTCACCAGAAGACATCTCAGAGACTCTCTGCACCATTCAGATTGTGTCTCAGATTCGAAGATTACAAAGGAAGACCCGG aAATCTGCTTGTAGCTCACCTGGAGGAAGAAGTTTGGGAAGAAGCAAAGACAGGAAAGTGAatatgtcgcctaagaacagaCTAAGAACTTTTAGGTCGGCAGGTACATTAAATCGTGAATTCTCTCTGCCTAGCCTCTTTGATGACCCAGACGAACGTTCTGTAAGTGACAAGTCATGTGATGCTCTTGTCTGTTTGGAGCCAAATGGGTATGTCAACTTGGACCAAGAGGTTAAAAGAAGTCAAGAGTTTCTGCCAATAATTCCATCCTTACAAAGGACCAAGGCAGGCTTAAAAGTGTCTTCCTCTACAAAGCACTGTGATATCTTATGGCCAGCATCACAAAGCCCACATGCACCAAAAATGGAAGCAAAAATGGAGACTACTCAACAAAAATCATTAGGGTGTGGTATTCCTGACTTGGAGTGTCTCAAGTGTAATACCTTTGCTGAGCTGCAGAATCGATTGGTGTGCATAGATGGAACTGATGTGGGTGACATGAGTTCTTGCATGGACCAGTCAGCTAATACTGTGATTATATCAGAACCTCTCTCAGGTAAACCCACTAAGATCCATACCGAACAACCGGAGGTCCAAGGGTATCCAAGGAAAAAAGACGTTAATGACAAAGAACTAGGGTGTCCCATTCAGAGAGAAAACCCAGTGAACAATAACAGAGAAATGCCTTATAGATATACTAGTCAAACCAAAGTGGTTAAAAAAATATTCAATTGTTCCTCAAGGCTTGACAATGTTAATAGCTCCATAGAGTCTGAACAATCTACTGGATCCCCAAACGGAACAGAAACAATGCAGTTGGCTCCTTCCTTACCTCCACCAATGGAACAACTGTCATCAGAAGACTCGATTTCTACCCCTAAGGTTCGGACCTCTCCCCTAGGTAAAAGCTCCTCAACATTGTCAGCTAGCCTGGGAACCCCAGCTTCTTATCCTCTCACTCTTAATGAAGTTCCCATAGAGACCCAAAAGGTAATGAAAGCCACAATCACTGTGACAGTTCAGCAGCCTCTGGATCTCAACGGACATGATGAAGTTGTGTATTCTGTGGTTGAGGAAGTAACAATAAATGGAGCCGATAACAAAGGCAAGCATGCAAAAACAGCTAGTATCACTGACCCCAATTATTCTAAGAGGTTGCCATCGGAATCTCACCCTGTGATGATTATCAGCAGTGTAGGAGGAGAACAAGGCGAAGGTGATTCTGAATCTCAACTTCAGACCCCGGTGGTGTTATCTGGTGGCAAAGCCAGTTCTGCTGCTTCCAACTCTGTAGTCAAATCACAGATTGACAACACTTTTCAACCTGATAATAGCTTAGATGAGTCCCAGAATGAAGTCAAGGATGTCTCGGAAGGAGCCACTACCCAGTGTGAGGTCTTAAATTTCACAGATCACTCATTTGAGATTGGACCAGAGCAGAATGCTACTAAGAAAAAGTGTAACCAAAGTAACAGGCAAAATTCTAAAGAGAGCAATGGTAGCTTCTCTCCAGTTAATCAGAAGATGTTATCAGATGTTTACAGGATGGAAACACAAAAGGACCAAGTTAGTAGTTACGTTGCCCATGGCACAAGCAGTCCTACAAGAGTCTGGCTCAGTCCAGAAAACCAGGATGACTCCTTTCCTATCTCAATGAAACGGGACAGGGAGCCAAAGTGTGGTAGCCCAAGAACGACACTCGAAAGGAAAATGTGTCCTGTCAAACATGGTTTCATGGAATGGGCAGAAGAAAGAGAACCAACATCACCAGTACAGAAACCAGAGAAGAGCATCCACAACAAGAGAAACAGGAAAACTTTCATGACTCCATGTTTGGAGTTAGACCGACCAATCCCAGACAATAAACTTGACAAAACCCCCAAATCCCCTGTTGAGGAGAGCAGTAAGCTGTTTAGTGCAAAGCTGGAGCAGTTAGCAAACAGAAGCCGATCCCAAGGTAGATCACGTTTAGAGTGCTTTGAATTCAGATTTGATGAACAAAGCACTAGTGTTTGTTGTCAGGACTATTCGGGAAGATTGGTGGGTGATTGTACCTTACCAAGGGTTACCAAAAGACATCTTGAGCAGGGCCATTGCATAGCCTTGGGTCCTAAAGGAAATTTGGAGGGAAGCTATGCACCTTTTCAAGCCAAGGGTATGACCCAGCTGGCAGAGAGGACAGCCTTCGAGGAGGACCTATCTCAGGCTAGTCTCAAAAGAGTCCCAAGGTCTTGCCCTATGCATGATGTTGAGGACAGTGATACATCAAAGCCTTCCAAACTGAGTCAATACAAAATGCCAAATGACAACAAAATGTTGTTCAGTTCAAAGATGTCAGGAACCATACCCAAGAATTCATCTGTATCTTCCAAATCTACCAGGCATTCAATCAATAGGAGCTCAAGCCTTTCTCCTGATGGATTCTCTGTGAAAAAAATCTCATGGTCCTCCCAGTCTTTATCAAGAAAACAAGGAAAAGCTTCTATCTCTTCAAAAAACCCTGGCAGAGCCCCCAATGGACGGGTTGAGTTACTTCGAGCAGGTGGAAATTCTCTCTGCAGCTCCAGCCTAAGCAGCCTGGACATCGATGACCCTGAAGAATCAAACGTAAAAATGAAACTGTTGACCCGCCCCTTACCTTCCCCGTATAGCAGAATCACGGCCCCACGCAAACCAAGCCACTGCAGTGGAAATGCCAGTGACAACACCAGCGTTCTAAGTGGGGAGCTTCCACCAGCCATGTGTAAGACTGCCTTGCTGTATCACCGCAACAGCACGGTCAGCAGTGGCTATGAGAGCATGATGAGGGACAGTGAGGCCATGTGCAGTAGCACTTCAACACATGACTCCAGTGATCAAAACGTCTTCTTCAGCTCACCAAGAACTTCTAAGAAAAGAAACAGTGCAG CATCCCGTCAGAGACATTCATCACAGGACACCCTCCTCTCTGACAGGAGGTCTGCAAGTGGGTCTAAAATACGTTGGGTAGATCGGGGTACCTCGGAGTCATATGAAATCAAAGTGTATGAAATTGACAGCGTGGCTGGATTTAAGAAGAGAGCAGAAGCAGGGAACAAG CGCCAAGCCAAAATTCCTGGAGCACCAACAACAGAGGATTGCGGAGTTGAGGGCCAAGTCCAACAGCCTAAAGAGAGAGCTGAAGCAAGCCAAGCAGCATCTGAAGATGAACCCACAGACACGGACCCAGGACT TTGA